A genomic segment from Pseudopipra pipra isolate bDixPip1 chromosome 14, bDixPip1.hap1, whole genome shotgun sequence encodes:
- the EXOC3L1 gene encoding exocyst complex component 3-like protein, whose translation MGMSAEDERAASPRDEEWPEAEKAEKLARGAALKWASGVFYRPEKLEGLGHYRSRETQRNSSIQSRLKSTVQSYLEGVSTGLEQLRSAAQEVQSVCQDLEAARWALLDSADHFQGLQQMRALVEKHVQLASVVQVLPQIFSVQEVFSHTLQLLHGQRLLEAHAELMMVEHLRDDILSQLHLRGLSSAQTTVLSYFSGLQQLNETLAKQLWDIVGSSLRLVREDPVLFVTAVRIIEREEKIDDTLLLEATFLPPGRPKGWRQKFYHVLQDTITGPRFRAAHVDAEGPGLARHLAALQKDIVSELCVVKDLMVQCVPAHYNILSVCTTTYHQALTSHLQEILREDLDKQGLFLLLEWALHVYHSPEMMGHPDLLPEVDVSALGPLMSPELVDQTERRYVVKVKASVLEWMQRTLEVEFKEWFREEEPETDHQGFFQSALPVIVMQMLNENIQVASLINDSLQQKVYNMALEELEAFLGRLREALVQCGKEHQQDRAMPKYYVSYLLAMLNNNLALSNSVSSLHPNTAHREVPASLRAALDRMQKKACQLLLEELLLDLQPLCLQLPSRKWLSGSQLVGSMCEVIDKYAKHFSRVRKPVFTLLLMESELLVASQYLRALMQRKMVCKSEEERGQLCDRLLQDTTQLRELFCGLGLDQSQQSLEAVFALRELICLKDPALLSLEVLGFITKYPDASDEHISTLLDLRGDVSKEVRHVVLEMMAQHPQVLPEGYRPIFSTILVPVPELPFCLRKGKCA comes from the exons ATGGGCATGTCTGCGGAGGACGAGCGCGCCGCCAGCCCCAGAG ATGAGGAGTGGCCGGAAGCAGAGAAGGCTGAGAAGCTGGCGAGAGGAGCCGCTCTGAAATGGGCTTCAGGGGTGTTTTACCGCCCCGAGAAACTGGAGGGGCTCGGGCATTACCGGAGCCGAGAGACACAGAGGAACAGCTCCATCCAGTCCCGGCTGAAG TCAACCGTCCAGTCCTACCTGGAGGGGGTgagcacagggctggagcagctgcggTCGGCGGCGCAGGAGGTGCAGAGCGTGTGCCAGGACCTGGAGGCTGCACGCTGGGCCCTGCTGGACAGCGCTGACCACTTCCAGGGCCTGCAGCAGATGAGGGCGCTGGTGGAGAAGCACGTCCAGCTGGCCTCCGTGGTCCAGGTGCTGCCACAGATCTTCTCGG TGCAGGAGGTTTTTTCCCAtaccctgcagctgctccatggGCAGCGCCTGCTGGAGGCCCACGCGGAGCTCATGATGGTGGAGCACCTCCGGGATGACATCCTCTCCCAGCTGCACCTCCGCGGGCTCTCCAGCGCCCAGACAACCGTGCTGTCCTACTTCAGCGGCCTGCAGCAGCTCAACGAGACCCTGGCCAAGCAGCTGTGGGACATCGTGGGCAGCAGCCTGCGGCTGGTGCGGGAGGACCCCGTCCTGTTTGTCACCGCTGTAAGGATCATCGAGCGGGAGGAGAAAATAGATGATACTCTGCTCCTGGAGGCCACCTTCCTGCCCCCTGGCCGCCCAAAGGGCTGGAGGCAGAAGTTCTACCATGTCCTCCAGGACACCATCACGGGGCCCCGCTTCCGTGCTGCTCACGTGGACGCtgaggggccggggctggcCAGGCACCTGGCAGCGCTGCAGAAGGACATCGTGTCTGAGCTGTGTGTGGTGAAGGACCTGATGGTCCAGTGCGTCCCAGCTCACTACAACATCCTCAGTGTCTGCACTACCACCTACCACCAGGCCCTCACcagccacctccaggagatCCTCCGGGAGGACCTGGACAAACAGgggctcttcctcctcctcgaATGGGCGCTCCATGTGTACCACAG CCCAGAGATGATGGGTCACCCTGACCTTCTCCCAGAAGTGGATGTTTCTGCTCTGGGTCCCTTGATGTCCCCTGAGCTTGTGgatcagacagagaggagatATGTGGTGAAAGTCAAG GCCAGCGTGCTAGAGTGGATGCAGAGGACCCTGGAGGTGGAGTTCAAGGAATGGTTCAGGGAAGAGGAACCCGAGACAGACCACCAGGGATTCTTCCAGTCAGCCCTGCCTGTCATTGTCATGCAG ATGCTGAATGAGAACATCCAGGTAGCTTCCTTGATCAATGACTCTCTGCAGCAGAAGGTTTACAACATGGCCTTGGAGGAGCTCGAGGCATTTCTGGGCCG CCTGCGGGAAGCCCTGGTGCAGTGCGGGAAGGAGCACCAGCAGGACCGGGCCATGCCCAAGTACTATGTCTCCTACCTCCTGGCCATGCTCAACAACAACCTGGCTCTCAG CAACTCTGTctcctccctgcaccccaacacTGCCCACAGAGAAGTCCCTGCATCCCTCCGGGCTGCTCTAGACAGGATGCAGAAGAAAgcctgccagctgctgctggaggagctgctcctggaccTGCAG cccctctgcctgcagctgccctCCCGCAAGTGGCTCTCCGGGTCCCAGCTCGTCGGCAGCATGTGTGAAGTGATTGACAAGTATGCAAAGCACTTCTCCCGCGTCAGGAAACCCGTCTTCACG ctcctgctgatgGAGAGCGAGCTGCTGGTGGCCAGCCAGTACCTGCGGGCACTCATGCAGAGGAAGATGGTGTGCAAGAGTGAGGAGGAGCGGGGCCAGCTCTGCGACCGCCTGCTGCAGGACACCACACAGCTCCGGGAGCTCTTCTGTGGCCTG GGCCTGGATCAgagccagcagagcctggaggcCGTCTTTGCTCTGCGGGAGCTGATCTGCCTCAAAGACCCAGCACTACTCAGCCTGGAGGTGCTGGGCTTCATCACCAAGTACCCCGATGCCAG CGACGAGCACATCTCCACCTTGCTGGACCTCCGGGGTGACGTCTCCAAGGAAGTGCGGCACGTGGTGCTGGAAATGATggctcagcacccccaggtcctgccCGAGGGCTACCGGCCCATCTTCAGCACCATCCTGGtgcctgtgccagagctgcccTTCTGCCTTCGCAAGGGCAAGTGTGCCTGA
- the CTRL gene encoding chymotrypsin-like protease CTRL-1, with protein sequence MAFLWVVACLALASTVSGCGVPDVSPSVAYSERIVNGQNAVPGSWPWQVSLQTYTGSHFCGGSLINQYWVVTAAHCNFNPSAHVVVLGEYDLSSSAEAVQVKTVSRAITNPGWNANTMNNDITLLRLSTPAQLGSTVAPICLAPANLVLPYNAQAVTTGWGRTNPNYQALATSLQQVVVPLISQTQCTQYWGSRITSAMICAGGAGASSCQGDSGGPLVYQSANGWILIGIVSWGTSNCNVYTPAMYTRVSQFRNWIDSIIA encoded by the exons ATGGCATTCCTGTGGGTAGTTGCTTGCCTGGCCCTTGCCAGCACCGTCTCTG GGTGTGGGGTGCCCGACGTCAGTCCCTCAGTGGCCTACAGCGAGAGGATCGTCAATGGGCAGAACGCCGTGCCCGGCTCATGGCCctggcaggtgtccctgcag ACCTACACAGGATCCCACTTCTGCGGCGGCTCCTTGATCAACCAGTACTGGGTCGTCACAGCTGCCCACTGCAACTTCAA CCCGAGCGCCCATGTCGTCGTCCTTGGGGAATATGACCTGAGCTCCAGCGCCGAGGCTGTTCAAGTGAAGACTGTGTCCAGG GCCATCACCAACCCCGGCTGGAACGCCAACACCATGAACAACGACATCACCCTGCTGAGGCTCTCCACGCCCGCCCAGCTGGGATCCACTGTGGCCCCCATCTGCCTGGCCCCCGCCAACCTGGTTCTGCCCTACAACGCCCAGGCTGTCACCACCGGCTGGGGACGCACCAACCCCAACT ATCAAGCCTTGGCAACGTCCCTGCAGCAGGTAGTCGTGCCCCTGATCTCCCAGACCCAGTGCACGCAGTACTGGGGCAGCCGCATCACCAGTGCCATGATCTGCGCCGGCGGGGCCGGTGCCTCCTCCTGCCAG GGTGACTCCGGTGGACCTCTGGTGTACCAGAGTGCCAATGGCTGGATTCTGATCGGCATCGTCTCCTGGGGAACCTCCAACTGCAACGTCTACACTCCGGCCATGTACACCCGCGTCAGCCAGTTCCGCAACTGGATCGACTCCATCATCGCTTAG